In uncultured Bacteroides sp., one genomic interval encodes:
- a CDS encoding glycosyltransferase family 4 protein, protein MKNTLLIAPTVERGGISTWANKYLKCFASTDFRLVSIDSTAKHRGEESEKSQLKRIRGGLLDLKGLRKEVKAVIKNRRIDIMHTTTSGSLGTFRDYVLGKICKKNGLKTIMHCHYGNIPEVLNSKGLFKYFLLYTMGMYDELWILDSKTAGALKIYDKLKDKVYIMPNGIDVADSFDNRLKSFKKIAFVGSLIPSKGIFELIEAVLKIKRDDVILYIIGAGDKETNEVIKLMCKEQLGTKVQLLGKMANKDAVNFMNNIDILALPTYYKFEAFPISILEAMSRGKLVIATNRAAIPNMLTALDGSMCGILVEEKSVDAIKNAIEYCIDHPDEGNKMCEKAFQKAKESYSLDVVYKMSEERYRSLSGN, encoded by the coding sequence ATGAAAAACACACTGCTAATTGCACCAACAGTAGAAAGAGGAGGTATCTCGACCTGGGCAAATAAATATCTAAAATGTTTTGCTTCAACCGATTTTCGGCTAGTTTCTATTGATAGCACGGCGAAACACCGTGGGGAAGAGAGTGAAAAGTCTCAACTGAAGCGAATACGTGGAGGTCTACTTGACTTAAAAGGTTTGAGAAAAGAGGTAAAGGCTGTTATTAAAAATAGACGAATAGATATTATGCATACTACTACAAGCGGTTCTTTGGGTACTTTTCGGGACTATGTACTAGGTAAAATATGCAAGAAGAATGGATTGAAAACAATTATGCATTGCCATTATGGAAATATTCCAGAAGTGTTAAATTCAAAAGGATTATTCAAATATTTCCTTTTATATACGATGGGAATGTATGATGAGCTGTGGATTCTTGATTCAAAAACAGCAGGTGCACTAAAAATATATGATAAGCTTAAGGATAAAGTTTATATTATGCCCAATGGTATTGATGTGGCCGATTCTTTCGATAATAGATTGAAAAGTTTTAAAAAGATTGCATTTGTAGGAAGTCTGATTCCGTCCAAAGGCATTTTTGAATTAATTGAAGCGGTGCTGAAAATAAAAAGAGATGATGTTATTCTCTATATTATTGGAGCAGGGGATAAAGAAACGAATGAAGTGATAAAGTTGATGTGTAAGGAACAATTAGGTACAAAGGTACAGCTTTTAGGAAAAATGGCTAATAAGGATGCTGTGAATTTTATGAATAATATTGATATCTTGGCACTTCCTACCTATTATAAATTTGAAGCTTTTCCTATATCTATATTGGAGGCTATGAGTCGTGGAAAACTGGTGATAGCAACAAACAGAGCAGCAATTCCCAATATGCTTACTGCTTTGGACGGTTCAATGTGTGGTATATTGGTTGAAGAAAAAAGTGTTGATGCAATTAAAAATGCGATTGAATATTGCATTGATCATCCGGACGAGGGAAACAAAATGTGCGAGAAAGCTTTTCAGAAAGCTAAGGAATCATACAGTCTGGATGTTGTATATAAAATGAGTGAAGAGAGATATAGATCTTTATCAGGAAATTAG
- a CDS encoding acyltransferase, with protein MIRYILLYIIYLIRKIKDLGKVQYHGFTVCFAFKNCEVSIGKGTDISSAPMSNLLGLYQKTIIVARYGGKISIGERCGISGSTIYSTSKINIGNYTRVGANCKIIDNDFHPMELDYRRKALNKEYARRKPINIGNDCFIGMNSIILKGTTLGNNVIVGAGSVVIGVFPDNVVIAGNPAKIVKYLNEIDHQIPE; from the coding sequence ATGATACGTTATATCCTTTTATATATTATTTATCTGATAAGAAAAATCAAGGATTTAGGTAAGGTGCAATATCATGGCTTTACAGTTTGTTTTGCCTTCAAAAATTGTGAGGTTTCAATAGGTAAAGGAACAGATATTTCCAGCGCACCAATGAGTAACTTATTAGGACTTTATCAGAAAACAATTATTGTGGCCCGCTACGGAGGTAAAATTAGTATAGGAGAAAGATGTGGAATTTCAGGTTCTACTATCTATTCCACATCTAAAATAAATATTGGGAATTATACCAGGGTAGGTGCTAATTGTAAAATAATTGATAATGATTTTCATCCGATGGAATTGGATTACAGGCGAAAAGCATTAAATAAAGAATATGCTCGTAGAAAACCTATAAATATTGGTAATGATTGTTTTATAGGTATGAATAGTATTATTTTGAAGGGAACCACATTGGGAAATAATGTGATTGTTGGAGCTGGAAGTGTCGTTATAGGCGTGTTTCCTGATAATGTTGTTATAGCCGGTAATCCAGCCAAGATTGTTAAGTATTTGAATGAAATAGATCATCAAATTCCTGAATAG